From a region of the Salminus brasiliensis chromosome 4, fSalBra1.hap2, whole genome shotgun sequence genome:
- the LOC140554218 gene encoding uncharacterized protein isoform X1, giving the protein MWGFGILLCAAIFTESCADETVFFGQKLSVAMSAIAKKLEFVSVDKSQNYTLWSSSQGPRKGKVEQWSSGKNFIVNSASFDDEGNYTEWSDNWSFVTTVKVLSLIDTKTCEVGQTLTISLDGLRKDDASLHFSSGALNLMLVHQGSLMWNSNFKDRIKVTSNSIQVLKVKALDVGKYTLMDGKGRPAKITTLKINDPCTGKVDVQFGHQLSIKLLKQVTSMSLTPVNKSQNYTIWSSSVKPNRGKVEGSGNNRRYVINSVTFEDQGDYTQQNTFKNGICVTKVKVLTSTDTKTCEVGQTLTIPLDVIKKNEASLRFSSDGVDLTLVTRGSPVFNLRDFSKRINVTSSSIQVSNIQVADMGNYKILDVKGRVAKITTLKVIDPCVAKVEVKYGHQLSIKLLVRVNSLGFTSMDISQNNTIWPQGDRSSRGNVAVDKRHFTVNSANFDDQGDYTQWDKQDNRICVTNVTVLTSTDTQKLVAGETLTISLDGIKENEATLHFSNKEHVDLMLVKGGSPERNLKERIRVNSTIIQVLRVNVSDVGQYALFDGKDRKAKIITLELTEPVNWKAVGIVSIIVVAVGLLGGVVFRCCWKARKGPDFSNGVL; this is encoded by the exons ATGTGGGGCTTTGGGATCTTGCTCTGCGCTGCCATTTTTACAG AGTCCTGTGCAGATGAGACTGTGTTTTTTGGCCAAAAGCTAAGTGTTGCGATGTCTGCTATAGCGAAGAAACTGGAGTTCGTATCTGTGGATAAATCCCAGAATTACACTCTCTGGTCCAGCAGTCAAGGGCCCAGAAAAGGAAAGGTAGAACAATGGTCAAGCGGAAAGAACTTCATAGTTAATTCTGCCAGTTTTGATGATGAGGGAAACTACACCGAGTGGTCAGACAACTGGTCTTTTGTCACTACAGTAAAAGTTCTTT CCTTAATTGACACCAAGACATGTGAGGTTGGTCAAACTCTGACCATTTCACTGGATGGCCTTAGAAAGGATGACGCTAGTCTGCATTTTTCCAGTGGCGCTTTGAACCTCATGCTGGTGCACCAAGGCTCACTTATGTGGAATTCTAACTTCAAGGATCGGATTAAAGTGACCAGCAACAGTATCCAGGTGCTCAAAGTTAAGGCATTAGATGTGGGCAAATACACGCTCATGGATGGTAAAGGTCGCCCTGCCAAGATCACCACATTAAAAATCAATG ACCCCTGTACTGGTAAAGTGGATGTGCAGTTTGGTCATCAACTGAGTATCAAGCTGCTGAAACAGGTGACCTCAATGTCATTGACACCTGTGAATAAATCCCAGAATTACACTATCTGGTCCAGCAGTGTCAAGCCCAATAGAGGAAAAGTGGAGGGATCAGGGAATAATAGGCGCTACGTTATCAACTCAGTCACTTTCGAGGATCAGGGAGACtacacccagcagaacacattCAAGAACGGGATTTGTGTCACCAAAGTAAAAGTTCTCA CCTCCACTGACACCAAGACTTGTGAGGTTGGTCAAACTCTCACCATTCCACTGGATGTCATTAAGAAGAACGAAGCCAGTCTACGTTTCTCCAGTGATGGTGTGGACCTCACACTGGTAACCAGAGGCTCACCTGTGTTTAATCTCAGGGACTTCTCTAAAAGGATCAACGTGACCAGTAGCAGTATTCAGGTGTCCAATATTCAGGTGGCAGATATGGGAAATTACAAAATCTTGGACGTTAAAGGTCGTGTGGCCAAGATCACCACTTTAAAAGTTATTG ACCCATGTGTTGCTAAAGTGGAAGTGAAGTATGGTCATCAGCTGAGTATCAAGCTACTAGTACGAGTCAACTCTCTGGGATTTACATCTATGGATATATCCCAGAATAACACTATCTGGCCCCAGGGTGACCGGTCCAGCAGAGGAAATGTGGCGGTTGATAAGAGGCACTTCACAGTTAACTCAGCCAATTTTGATGATCAGGGAGACTACACTCAGTGGGACAAACAGGATAATAGGATTTGTGTCACCAATGTAACGGTTCTCA CATCAACTGACACCCAGAAACTTGTGGCCGGAGAGACACTCACCATTTCACTGGATGGCATTAAGGAGAATGAAGCCACTCTGCACTTCTCCAACAAGGAACATGTGGACCTCATGCTGGTGAAGGGAGGCTCACCTGAGAGGAACCTCAAGGAACGGATCAGAGTGAACAGCACTATTATCCAGGTGCTCCGTGTCAATGTGTCAGATGTGGGCCAGTACGCACTCTTTGATGGTAAAGATCGCAAGGCCAAGATCATCACTTTAGAACTAACTG AACCTGTCAACTGGAAGGCTGTAGGCATTGTCAGCATTATTGTCGTGGCTGTTGGGCTGCTGGGTGGTGTTGTTTTCCGATGCTGTTGGAAAGCGCGGAAAGGACCCGACTTTTCCAACGGAGTGCTCTGA
- the LOC140554218 gene encoding uncharacterized protein isoform X2, which produces MLVHQGSLMWNSNFKDRIKVTSNSIQVLKVKALDVGKYTLMDGKGRPAKITTLKINDPCTGKVDVQFGHQLSIKLLKQVTSMSLTPVNKSQNYTIWSSSVKPNRGKVEGSGNNRRYVINSVTFEDQGDYTQQNTFKNGICVTKVKVLTSTDTKTCEVGQTLTIPLDVIKKNEASLRFSSDGVDLTLVTRGSPVFNLRDFSKRINVTSSSIQVSNIQVADMGNYKILDVKGRVAKITTLKVIDPCVAKVEVKYGHQLSIKLLVRVNSLGFTSMDISQNNTIWPQGDRSSRGNVAVDKRHFTVNSANFDDQGDYTQWDKQDNRICVTNVTVLTSTDTQKLVAGETLTISLDGIKENEATLHFSNKEHVDLMLVKGGSPERNLKERIRVNSTIIQVLRVNVSDVGQYALFDGKDRKAKIITLELTEPVNWKAVGIVSIIVVAVGLLGGVVFRCCWKARKGPDFSNGVL; this is translated from the exons ATGCTGGTGCACCAAGGCTCACTTATGTGGAATTCTAACTTCAAGGATCGGATTAAAGTGACCAGCAACAGTATCCAGGTGCTCAAAGTTAAGGCATTAGATGTGGGCAAATACACGCTCATGGATGGTAAAGGTCGCCCTGCCAAGATCACCACATTAAAAATCAATG ACCCCTGTACTGGTAAAGTGGATGTGCAGTTTGGTCATCAACTGAGTATCAAGCTGCTGAAACAGGTGACCTCAATGTCATTGACACCTGTGAATAAATCCCAGAATTACACTATCTGGTCCAGCAGTGTCAAGCCCAATAGAGGAAAAGTGGAGGGATCAGGGAATAATAGGCGCTACGTTATCAACTCAGTCACTTTCGAGGATCAGGGAGACtacacccagcagaacacattCAAGAACGGGATTTGTGTCACCAAAGTAAAAGTTCTCA CCTCCACTGACACCAAGACTTGTGAGGTTGGTCAAACTCTCACCATTCCACTGGATGTCATTAAGAAGAACGAAGCCAGTCTACGTTTCTCCAGTGATGGTGTGGACCTCACACTGGTAACCAGAGGCTCACCTGTGTTTAATCTCAGGGACTTCTCTAAAAGGATCAACGTGACCAGTAGCAGTATTCAGGTGTCCAATATTCAGGTGGCAGATATGGGAAATTACAAAATCTTGGACGTTAAAGGTCGTGTGGCCAAGATCACCACTTTAAAAGTTATTG ACCCATGTGTTGCTAAAGTGGAAGTGAAGTATGGTCATCAGCTGAGTATCAAGCTACTAGTACGAGTCAACTCTCTGGGATTTACATCTATGGATATATCCCAGAATAACACTATCTGGCCCCAGGGTGACCGGTCCAGCAGAGGAAATGTGGCGGTTGATAAGAGGCACTTCACAGTTAACTCAGCCAATTTTGATGATCAGGGAGACTACACTCAGTGGGACAAACAGGATAATAGGATTTGTGTCACCAATGTAACGGTTCTCA CATCAACTGACACCCAGAAACTTGTGGCCGGAGAGACACTCACCATTTCACTGGATGGCATTAAGGAGAATGAAGCCACTCTGCACTTCTCCAACAAGGAACATGTGGACCTCATGCTGGTGAAGGGAGGCTCACCTGAGAGGAACCTCAAGGAACGGATCAGAGTGAACAGCACTATTATCCAGGTGCTCCGTGTCAATGTGTCAGATGTGGGCCAGTACGCACTCTTTGATGGTAAAGATCGCAAGGCCAAGATCATCACTTTAGAACTAACTG AACCTGTCAACTGGAAGGCTGTAGGCATTGTCAGCATTATTGTCGTGGCTGTTGGGCTGCTGGGTGGTGTTGTTTTCCGATGCTGTTGGAAAGCGCGGAAAGGACCCGACTTTTCCAACGGAGTGCTCTGA
- the LOC140554314 gene encoding uncharacterized protein — MFSVRDPARDHRPPGSFAHVASGLRSCSWMLLSCSECSKGGVTTVRESCADETVFFGQKLSVAMSAIAKKLEFVSVDKSQNYTLWSSSQGPRKGKVEQWSNGKNFIVNSASFDDEGNYTEWSDNWSFVTTVKVLSLTDTKTCEVGQTLTISLDGLRKDDASLHFSSGALNLTLVHQGSLMWNSNFKDRIKVTSNSIQVLKVKALDVGKYTLMDGKGRPAKITTLKINDPCTGKVDVQFGHQLSIKLLKQVTSMSLTPVNKSQNYTIWSSGVKPNRGKVEGSGNNRRYVINSVTFEDQGDYTQQNTFKNGICVTKVKVLTSTDTKTCEVGQTLTIPLDVIKKNEASLRFSSDGVDLTLVTRGSPVFNLRDFSKRINVTSSSIQVSNIQVADMGNYKILDVKGRVAKITTLKVIDPCVAKVEVKYGHQLSIKLLVRVNSLGFTSMDISQNNTIWPQGDRSSRGNVAVDKRHFTVNSANFDDQGDYTQWDKQDNRICVTNVTVLTSTDTQKLVAGETLTISLDGIKENEATLHFSNKEHVDLMLVKGGSPERNLKERIRVNSTIIQVLRVNVSDVGQYALFDGKDRKAKIITLELTEPVNWKAVGIVSIIVVAVGLLGGVVFRCCWKARKGPDFSNGVL, encoded by the exons ATGTTCAGTGTGCGGGACCCAGCCAGAGACCACCGTCCACCAGGAAGCTTTGCCCATGTGGCGTCCGGCCTGCGGAGCTGCAGCTGGATGCTGCTCAGTTGCTCAGAATGCAGTAAAGGAGGAGTGACTACGGTAAGGG AGTCCTGTGCAGATGAGACTGTGTTTTTTGGCCAAAAGCTAAGTGTTGCGATGTCTGCTATAGCGAAGAAACTGGAGTTCGTATCTGTGGATAAATCCCAGAATTACACTCTCTGGTCCAGCAGTCAAGGGCCCAGAAAAGGAAAGGTAGAACAATGGTCAAACGGAAAGAACTTCATAGTTAATTCTGCCAGTTTTGATGATGAGGGAAACTACACCGAGTGGTCAGACAACTGGTCTTTTGTCACTACAGTAAAAGTTCTCT CCTTAACTGACACCAAGACTTGTGAGGTTGGTCAAACTCTGACCATTTCACTGGATGGCCTTAGAAAGGATGACGCTAGTCTGCATTTTTCCAGTGGAGCTTTGAACCTCACGCTGGTGCACCAAGGCTCACTTATGTGGAATTCTAACTTCAAGGATCGGATTAAAGTGACCAGCAACAGTATCCAGGTGCTTAAAGTTAAGGCATTAGATGTGGGCAAATACACGCTCATGGACGGTAAAGGTCGCCCTGCCAAGATCACCACATTAAAAATCAATG ACCCCTGTACTGGTAAAGTGGATGTGCAGTTTGGTCATCAACTGAGTATCAAGCTGCTGAAACAGGTGACCTCAATGTCATTGACACCTGTGAATAAATCCCAGAATTACACTATCTGGTCCAGCGGTGTCAAGCCCAATAGAGGAAAAGTGGAGGGATCAGGGAATAATAGGCGCTACGTTATCAACTCAGTCACTTTCGAGGATCAGGGAGACtacacccagcagaacacattCAAGAACGGGATTTGTGTCACCAAAGTAAAAGTTCTCA CCTCCACTGACACCAAGACTTGTGAGGTTGGTCAAACTCTCACCATTCCACTGGATGTCATTAAGAAGAACGAAGCCAGTCTACGTTTCTCCAGTGATGGTGTGGACCTCACACTGGTAACCAGAGGCTCACCTGTGTTTAATCTCAGGGACTTCTCTAAAAGGATCAACGTGACCAGTAGCAGTATTCAGGTGTCCAATATTCAGGTGGCAGATATGGGAAATTACAAAATCTTGGACGTTAAAGGTCGTGTGGCCAAGATCACCACTTTAAAAGTTATTG ACCCATGTGTTGCTAAAGTGGAAGTGAAGTATGGTCATCAGCTGAGTATCAAGCTACTAGTACGAGTCAACTCTCTGGGATTTACATCTATGGATATATCCCAGAATAACACTATCTGGCCCCAGGGTGACCGGTCCAGCAGAGGAAACGTGGCGGTTGATAAGAGGCACTTCACAGTTAACTCAGCCAATTTTGATGATCAGGGAGACTACACTCAGTGGGACAAACAGGATAATAGGATTTGTGTCACCAACGTAACGGTTCTCA CATCAACTGACACCCAGAAACTTGTGGCCGGAGAGACACTCACCATTTCACTGGATGGCATTAAGGAGAATGAAGCCACTCTGCACTTCTCCAACAAGGAACATGTGGACCTCATGCTGGTGAAGGGAGGCTCACCTGAGAGGAACCTCAAGGAACGGATCAGAGTGAACAGCACTATTATCCAGGTGCTCCGTGTCAATGTGTCAGATGTGGGCCAGTACGCACTCTTTGATGGTAAAGATCGCAAGGCCAAGATCATCACTTTAGAACTAACTG AACCTGTCAACTGGAAGGCTGTAGGCATTGTCAGCATTATTGTCGTGGCTGTTGGGCTGCTGGGTGGTGTTGTTTTCCGATGCTGTTGGAAAGCGCGGAAAGGACCCGACTTTTCCAACGGAGTGCTCTGA